In Reichenbachiella agarivorans, one genomic interval encodes:
- a CDS encoding YesU family protein: protein MNKQILITILALSAGMWACKTKPQDDFEKFDADTEWELALVDPCTDDWRTHWFLDGEIATVENSDSGMDFSAGPINRNDAHHAVLWTKQSFEGDVKIEYDFTRTDEQVVNVNILFIQATGTGEGQFSKDITEWNDYRKVPTMSKYWLNMNTIHISYAAFPMVNEDPTNDYIRVRKYPAQSKETFGETEVPPSFDKTELFLPGITYHMTWVKTDGKLFLKVEGDEKEKLYQWDLTGFEPVVEGRIGLRHMFTRSGRYKDFKVYTK from the coding sequence ATGAACAAACAAATATTGATCACAATTTTAGCTTTGTCCGCAGGGATGTGGGCTTGCAAGACCAAACCACAAGATGATTTTGAAAAATTCGATGCGGATACTGAATGGGAGTTGGCATTAGTAGATCCATGTACCGATGACTGGCGTACACATTGGTTTTTGGACGGTGAGATCGCAACGGTTGAAAATTCGGATAGCGGAATGGATTTTTCGGCAGGTCCAATCAACAGAAATGATGCTCATCATGCTGTATTGTGGACCAAACAGTCCTTTGAGGGGGACGTGAAGATTGAGTACGATTTTACGCGGACAGATGAGCAGGTAGTCAATGTCAATATACTATTTATTCAAGCCACAGGCACTGGTGAGGGGCAATTTAGCAAAGATATTACTGAGTGGAATGACTATCGTAAAGTTCCGACTATGAGCAAATATTGGCTCAATATGAATACAATCCACATCAGCTATGCGGCTTTTCCGATGGTCAATGAAGACCCGACCAATGACTATATTCGAGTACGAAAGTACCCTGCTCAGAGCAAAGAAACCTTTGGAGAGACCGAGGTGCCACCGTCTTTTGATAAGACTGAGTTGTTTCTTCCTGGTATCACCTACCACATGACTTGGGTCAAAACAGATGGAAAGCTCTTTCTGAAGGTAGAGGGAGATGAAAAGGAAAAATTATACCAATGGGATCTGACAGGTTTTGAGCCAGTCGTCGAGGGACGAATAGGATTGCGGCATATGTTTACCCGTTCTGGGAGGTACAAAGATTTTAAAGTATATACTAAATAG
- a CDS encoding DUF6249 domain-containing protein — protein MDAEIIIPVVLFTSTAAVLIVIRKFMNDERLALIEKGGDANIFNRKAITFPAVKIGLLLIGAGIGILVGNMISVAGLVSEEVGIFSCLMIFGGLGLFISYFVEEKFRNKEENK, from the coding sequence ATGGACGCAGAAATAATCATTCCAGTTGTACTTTTTACTTCTACAGCAGCAGTTCTCATCGTGATCAGAAAATTCATGAACGACGAACGCTTGGCACTCATTGAAAAAGGCGGTGATGCCAACATCTTTAATCGCAAGGCCATTACCTTCCCGGCCGTGAAAATTGGACTCTTGCTCATCGGCGCAGGCATCGGGATTCTGGTAGGCAATATGATCAGTGTTGCAGGCCTAGTATCTGAAGAAGTAGGTATCTTTTCATGTCTCATGATATTCGGTGGCTTAGGTTTGTTTATATCCTACTTCGTCGAAGAAAAATTTCGCAACAAAGAAGAAAACAAATGA
- a CDS encoding tetratricopeptide repeat protein has protein sequence MTEEAMRQRYIIMAMGAMLFLFGFQATAQDDTLDEEQYLASKQLLSNGWTMIDQEQFENAVDQFNQSITIFDGNTDAFVGRATALMRLGRLADAERDIEQALLLSPDQADMYYLAGNIYFKMDNYEKATENYSLAIKSNYSAEVPVDIVNLYYNRGNAYFSAGMYRSAINDFSRVIEEKEDFVNAYHNRALAYKNREDYESACRDFETAVSLGSTLSQKFIDRYCK, from the coding sequence ATGACAGAAGAGGCAATGCGACAGAGATACATAATCATGGCAATGGGTGCTATGTTGTTTTTATTTGGCTTTCAAGCCACCGCACAAGACGATACCCTAGATGAAGAACAATACCTTGCTAGCAAACAACTCCTATCCAATGGATGGACGATGATAGACCAAGAACAGTTTGAAAATGCAGTAGATCAGTTCAATCAATCCATCACAATATTTGATGGCAACACAGATGCTTTTGTGGGTAGAGCTACAGCCTTGATGAGATTGGGTCGATTGGCGGATGCCGAAAGAGACATCGAGCAGGCACTCTTGCTATCACCTGATCAGGCAGACATGTATTACTTGGCAGGCAACATCTACTTCAAGATGGACAACTACGAAAAAGCAACAGAAAATTACAGTCTGGCAATCAAAAGCAACTACAGCGCTGAAGTACCTGTCGATATCGTCAACCTCTACTACAACCGTGGAAATGCCTACTTTTCGGCTGGAATGTATAGGTCTGCTATCAATGATTTTTCGAGAGTGATCGAGGAAAAAGAAGATTTTGTAAATGCCTACCACAACCGCGCCCTCGCGTATAAAAACCGTGAAGACTACGAGAGTGCCTGTAGAGATTTTGAAACCGCCGTTTCACTAGGCAGTACCCTCTCGCAAAAGTTCATAGACCGCTATTGCAAATGA
- a CDS encoding PaaI family thioesterase translates to MSKLFEKKYFQDYMPENVCFGCGINNDQGLHVKSYWEGEESVCLWRSEEKYHGWSNLMNGGVMATLIDCHCMCTAMAHAYQVEGRELGSQPEYRYATGTLSVKYLKPTSNNDQVELRAKVIEVKGKKTVLKCDFYCLGEKTAEADVVAIRVFDSSTDTGGNLFKS, encoded by the coding sequence ATGAGTAAACTATTTGAAAAAAAGTACTTTCAGGATTACATGCCAGAGAACGTATGTTTTGGTTGTGGGATCAACAATGATCAAGGACTGCATGTCAAAAGCTACTGGGAAGGAGAGGAATCTGTCTGCCTATGGCGCTCCGAAGAAAAATACCACGGTTGGTCCAATCTGATGAATGGTGGTGTAATGGCAACATTGATAGACTGCCACTGTATGTGTACTGCCATGGCGCATGCATATCAAGTCGAAGGGAGAGAGCTAGGTTCGCAGCCTGAGTATCGCTACGCTACTGGGACGCTATCTGTGAAGTACCTTAAACCTACTTCCAACAACGATCAGGTAGAGTTGAGAGCCAAAGTCATAGAAGTCAAAGGGAAGAAAACAGTCTTGAAATGTGATTTTTACTGTCTCGGAGAGAAAACCGCTGAGGCAGACGTAGTGGCTATTAGGGTATTTGATAGCAGTACGGATACAGGAGGTAATCTCTTTAAATCCTAG
- a CDS encoding bifunctional UDP-N-acetylmuramoyl-tripeptide:D-alanyl-D-alanine ligase/alanine racemase: MKFHELEGLCKGKITHQVKDAEIKELVTDTRNISIRSGVLFFAIEGINHDGHAFVQDAYDKGVRCFVVEKEVRLPSDVNVIEVRQSLPALQLVAAYHRSLFTYPVIGVTGSNGKTIVKEWLAQMLDYKFSIVKSPKSYNSQLGVPLSVWQMTESHHMGIFEAGISESGEMERLEKIIRPTLGIFTNIGEAHNAGFSSLQQKADEKARLFKDCKKVIYSQAYPEIAQALKETVSPETELVAWKIDDSKGNQITVQIGHHFLNLKLRFSDPASVENSLHCAVALHVLGFGQEVIQSRLDTLSSVKMRLEMKQAVNRSYVIDDTYNNDLYGLEVALDFLHRQNQKTKKTVILSDLYQTGLALPDLYSRIDDLLRNQQIHRLIGIGKEISSVRDQFHTEAEFYDTTAAFLASDFAVQDEIVLVKGARDFEFERIVERLEYKAHGTILEINMESLTNNLNHYRAKLRPEVKIMVMVKAFAYGGGNFEIANLLQFHKVDYLGVAYTDEALELRKNGIHLPIMIMNPSSDSFRFFKEYNLEPEMYSLEQLIDFVDYFEGEEAIPAIHIKLETGMNRLGFKENELKRLVEILKLKKKLKVKSIFSHLAGSEDPRHKEFSLQQGRRFEEMSEEVMAALWYKPMRHLTNTAGIENYKQFHFDMVRLGIGLYGFDPVKSEEKKLQIVGTLKTHISQVKNIKEGESIGYGRMGFAEKNMKIAVVPIGYADGYLRAFGNGVGKMSIKGQWVPTIGNICMDMTMLDVTDVKVQSGEEVVVFGDSPTIKDLATWIGTIPYEILTNISQRVKRTYVSD; the protein is encoded by the coding sequence ATGAAATTTCACGAACTGGAGGGACTGTGCAAGGGGAAAATTACACATCAAGTCAAAGACGCAGAAATCAAGGAATTGGTAACCGATACCAGAAATATATCCATCCGCTCGGGGGTACTGTTTTTTGCGATCGAAGGAATCAATCATGATGGTCATGCCTTTGTGCAAGATGCCTATGACAAGGGTGTTCGGTGTTTCGTGGTAGAAAAGGAAGTAAGACTCCCGTCGGATGTCAATGTGATAGAAGTGCGACAATCACTGCCTGCTTTGCAGTTGGTAGCTGCCTATCACAGGAGTCTGTTTACGTATCCAGTCATAGGAGTGACAGGGAGCAATGGCAAGACGATCGTCAAAGAATGGTTGGCTCAGATGCTGGATTACAAATTTAGCATTGTCAAGAGTCCAAAGAGCTACAACTCTCAGCTCGGCGTGCCACTGTCTGTGTGGCAAATGACGGAATCCCACCACATGGGTATCTTCGAAGCAGGAATCTCTGAGAGCGGGGAGATGGAGCGACTGGAAAAAATCATTCGTCCGACCTTGGGTATTTTTACCAACATAGGAGAGGCGCACAATGCTGGTTTTAGTTCTCTGCAACAGAAGGCAGATGAAAAGGCCAGATTGTTCAAAGACTGTAAAAAGGTCATCTACTCCCAAGCCTATCCCGAAATTGCACAAGCATTGAAGGAAACGGTTTCTCCAGAGACAGAATTGGTCGCCTGGAAGATTGATGATAGCAAGGGCAATCAGATAACCGTGCAGATTGGTCATCATTTTTTGAATTTGAAGTTGCGTTTTTCTGATCCAGCTTCTGTTGAAAATAGCCTTCATTGTGCAGTGGCACTTCATGTGTTGGGCTTTGGTCAGGAGGTGATTCAGAGCAGACTCGATACACTCTCATCTGTAAAAATGCGTCTTGAAATGAAGCAGGCTGTGAATCGATCTTATGTGATAGACGATACCTACAACAATGACCTCTATGGTTTGGAGGTAGCACTGGATTTTTTGCATCGTCAAAATCAAAAAACGAAAAAGACGGTCATTCTTTCGGATCTTTATCAGACAGGATTGGCACTGCCAGATCTATACAGTAGGATCGACGATCTGTTGCGCAATCAACAGATTCATCGCCTGATCGGCATAGGAAAGGAGATTTCCAGCGTGAGAGATCAATTTCACACCGAGGCGGAGTTTTATGATACTACTGCGGCATTTTTGGCCTCAGATTTTGCTGTCCAGGATGAAATTGTGTTGGTGAAGGGGGCGAGAGATTTTGAATTTGAACGGATCGTCGAAAGGCTAGAGTACAAGGCGCATGGTACGATTCTAGAGATCAACATGGAGAGTTTGACCAACAATCTGAATCATTATCGTGCCAAATTGAGACCAGAAGTCAAGATCATGGTGATGGTCAAGGCTTTTGCTTATGGTGGAGGGAATTTTGAAATTGCCAATCTGCTACAGTTTCACAAGGTGGATTATCTGGGAGTGGCCTATACAGATGAGGCCTTGGAGTTGCGCAAGAACGGAATTCATCTACCCATCATGATTATGAATCCTTCTTCTGATTCTTTCAGGTTTTTCAAAGAGTACAATTTGGAACCTGAAATGTACTCTTTGGAGCAATTGATTGATTTTGTGGACTATTTCGAAGGAGAGGAGGCGATACCAGCGATCCATATCAAATTGGAAACAGGAATGAACCGTTTGGGATTCAAAGAAAATGAACTCAAGCGTTTGGTTGAGATATTGAAACTGAAGAAAAAACTGAAAGTCAAGAGTATTTTTAGTCATCTGGCTGGTAGCGAAGATCCTCGCCACAAGGAGTTTTCCTTGCAGCAAGGTCGTCGATTTGAAGAGATGAGTGAAGAAGTCATGGCGGCACTATGGTACAAACCGATGAGACACTTGACTAATACAGCAGGGATTGAGAATTACAAGCAATTTCATTTTGATATGGTTAGGTTAGGAATAGGACTCTATGGTTTTGACCCTGTCAAATCTGAAGAGAAGAAACTACAAATAGTAGGTACACTGAAGACACATATCTCACAAGTCAAGAATATCAAAGAAGGGGAGTCGATAGGTTATGGTAGGATGGGCTTTGCAGAGAAGAATATGAAGATAGCTGTCGTGCCGATTGGATATGCAGATGGTTATTTGAGGGCATTTGGCAACGGTGTAGGCAAGATGTCTATCAAAGGGCAATGGGTACCTACGATTGGTAATATTTGCATGGATATGACAATGCTCGATGTGACAGATGTGAAAGTACAGTCTGGTGAAGAGGTGGTGGTGTTTGGTGACAGCCCGACCATCAAGGATTTGGCGACTTGGATAGGGACTATACCCTATGAGATTCTCACGAACATCAGTCAGAGGGTAAAGAGAACTTACGTGTCTGATTGA
- a CDS encoding glycoside hydrolase family protein — translation MKIILNLVLLLAILTTHCFGQNTMMTNLREAPTNGGFQQEGYWVWGSSVIKGEDHLYHMYVSRWPQYLPFHPGWMIASEIVHAVSETPEGPYRFSDVALGARGAQYWDGRSSHNPKVVKYKDTYILYYMGSTHPFEEVTTQNVDEFTLDSKWCIAGRWRKRIGIATAKSPYGPWERLEAPILDVKPDTFYSFLTSNPSPLIKDDGSVVLLFKGRGYQSDEISHGDMSVSVATAPSYKGPYVVMGDEPLFSEQNFGEIEDPHLWSDRHGYHMVAKDQRGRITGEAGDGLLAHSKDGLTWVVDQNPQAYTKTVKWDNGKIIQQGQLERPFVLVEEGEPTHIFFATMDGPGGFKNGSKTWNMVIPLK, via the coding sequence ATGAAGATTATATTAAACCTGGTACTCTTATTGGCTATTTTGACCACTCACTGTTTTGGACAAAATACCATGATGACCAATCTAAGAGAAGCACCAACAAATGGAGGTTTTCAACAGGAGGGTTACTGGGTGTGGGGTAGTTCTGTAATCAAAGGCGAAGACCATCTGTACCATATGTATGTATCGAGATGGCCTCAATATTTGCCATTTCATCCAGGGTGGATGATAGCTTCTGAGATAGTACATGCCGTCTCAGAAACGCCCGAGGGTCCCTATCGCTTCAGTGATGTAGCACTCGGGGCAAGAGGGGCGCAATACTGGGACGGTAGATCTAGTCATAACCCCAAAGTGGTGAAGTACAAGGATACTTACATCCTATACTACATGGGCTCTACACATCCGTTTGAAGAAGTCACAACACAAAATGTAGATGAGTTTACCCTAGATAGCAAATGGTGCATCGCAGGTCGCTGGAGAAAACGCATAGGCATTGCTACTGCTAAAAGTCCATACGGCCCTTGGGAGCGATTGGAAGCCCCTATCCTAGATGTCAAGCCAGATACATTCTATAGCTTTTTGACATCCAACCCATCTCCATTGATCAAAGATGATGGTAGCGTAGTGTTGCTTTTTAAGGGTAGGGGATACCAATCTGATGAGATTTCACATGGTGACATGAGTGTCAGTGTAGCTACAGCGCCGTCTTACAAAGGACCCTATGTGGTGATGGGTGACGAGCCGCTTTTTTCAGAACAAAATTTTGGTGAGATTGAAGACCCACATTTGTGGTCTGACCGCCATGGCTATCACATGGTGGCCAAAGATCAACGAGGGAGAATCACTGGAGAAGCAGGAGATGGATTACTTGCGCACTCTAAAGATGGGCTCACTTGGGTAGTAGATCAAAATCCTCAGGCCTATACCAAAACAGTGAAATGGGACAATGGTAAGATCATTCAGCAAGGGCAGTTAGAGCGTCCATTTGTATTGGTAGAAGAGGGAGAGCCTACCCATATATTTTTCGCTACGATGGATGGACCTGGAGGATTCAAAAACGGTAGCAAAACATGGAACATGGTGATTCCATTGAAATGA
- a CDS encoding alpha-L-fucosidase: MKKVANYLWVALVLFGAACQQKAKEEKVIIEEPVVISDDERMQWWRDAGFGMFIHWGAYAVPGGERNGEICKGGAEWIMDKLDYTIEDYEKEVVAQFNPTKFDADAWVAMAKDAGMKYIVLTSKHHDGFCLWDSEVTDYDIMEASPFKRDIVKELAEACKKGGIKFCFYHSIVDWHHPEAQAPLYPNYNVGQKDSTAFNPEFPKYYENYLKPQVRELLTKYGDIGVVWFDGDWIPDYTTEMGKEMYNMILEMQPRTIVNNRVDKGRNGMEGMDMEGNYAGDFGTPEQEIPATGIDADWESCMTMNGSWGYKPSDTNWKSSEVLIQNLVDIVSKGGNFLLNIGPDPQGLFPQESVERLADMGKWTKVNGESIYGAKASPYDRPEWGRYTAKDGVIYAHIFEWPANGRLAINTDIKPSKMSLLADPGVELEWDVEQSQVVLPTSALDSSATVIKIEL, from the coding sequence ATGAAGAAAGTAGCGAATTATCTATGGGTAGCCTTGGTGCTTTTTGGGGCAGCGTGTCAGCAAAAAGCTAAGGAAGAAAAAGTGATCATTGAAGAACCAGTTGTCATCAGTGATGATGAAAGAATGCAGTGGTGGCGCGATGCAGGTTTTGGCATGTTTATCCACTGGGGGGCCTATGCAGTGCCTGGTGGTGAACGCAACGGTGAAATCTGCAAAGGAGGGGCTGAGTGGATTATGGACAAATTGGATTATACCATCGAAGACTACGAAAAAGAAGTAGTTGCTCAGTTTAATCCAACGAAATTTGATGCAGACGCTTGGGTGGCTATGGCCAAAGACGCAGGTATGAAGTACATCGTATTGACCTCCAAACACCACGATGGTTTTTGTCTATGGGATTCTGAGGTGACAGACTATGATATCATGGAAGCATCGCCATTCAAGCGTGACATTGTCAAGGAACTGGCAGAGGCGTGTAAAAAAGGTGGAATTAAATTTTGCTTCTATCACTCTATAGTAGATTGGCATCACCCAGAGGCACAGGCACCCTTGTATCCTAATTACAATGTGGGACAAAAGGACTCCACAGCCTTTAATCCAGAGTTTCCAAAATATTATGAAAACTATCTAAAACCACAAGTACGAGAGCTTTTGACTAAGTATGGTGATATAGGTGTGGTATGGTTTGATGGAGATTGGATTCCAGATTACACCACTGAGATGGGCAAAGAGATGTACAATATGATCCTAGAGATGCAGCCACGCACCATCGTCAACAACCGTGTAGACAAAGGTCGTAATGGCATGGAAGGGATGGATATGGAAGGCAATTATGCGGGAGACTTTGGTACGCCAGAGCAAGAAATCCCCGCTACTGGTATCGATGCAGATTGGGAATCGTGCATGACAATGAATGGTTCGTGGGGGTATAAGCCGTCTGACACCAACTGGAAGAGTAGTGAAGTCCTCATTCAGAACCTCGTGGACATAGTATCCAAAGGAGGAAACTTTCTACTCAATATAGGGCCCGATCCACAAGGTTTATTCCCACAAGAAAGTGTAGAACGTCTGGCCGACATGGGCAAGTGGACCAAGGTCAACGGTGAGTCGATCTATGGTGCAAAAGCAAGTCCATACGACAGACCAGAGTGGGGAAGATATACTGCCAAAGATGGTGTGATCTATGCGCACATATTCGAGTGGCCAGCCAATGGCCGTCTAGCGATCAATACCGACATCAAACCTAGCAAAATGTCATTGCTAGCTGATCCTGGGGTGGAGTTAGAATGGGATGTAGAACAATCTCAGGTAGTTTTACCTACTAGTGCATTGGACTCATCTGCTACGGTCATCAAGATAGAATTGTAA
- a CDS encoding right-handed parallel beta-helix repeat-containing protein has product MKKTICYCALLLLGWVSILSGCEQPSVQIFVDVSGPQDADGSKEKPFPTLAQAIARAEQIKSASTPIALTIEMEPGEYYLSSPILISPLLSGLTLKGKGSDQVVLKGSVPLDLDWKNHGDSIVVASLNQNINFDQFLANGKLQILARYPNYSEEGGYWQGHAADAISPERIQTWQHPEGAYFHAMHSGKWGGFHFEITGVDSTGNAILAGGQQNNRPSRPHEQYRMVENVLEELDSPGEWFLDRDNQKIYYWPELGLDLATAKFEGTVLENLISIQGDEKEPVRDVVITGIKFEHTKRTFMNEYEQLLRSDWSIFRGGALFVAGAEHCSISDCEFVNLGGNVVFVSGYNRDITLSQNHIHESGASAICFVGESSAVRSPAFRYGEFVPVQEMDTLSGPQNDFYPKNCLVENNLIYRIGRVEKQTAGVEIAMSMNITVRNNSIYDVPRAGINIGDGTWGGHVLEYNDVFNTVLETGDHGSFNSWGRDRFWHPNRQYMDSLTLAHRSITGWDAIHTTVIRNNRFRCDHGWDIDLDDGSTNYHIYNNLCLNGGIKLREGFDRVVENNIMINNGFHPHVWFANSKDIFRNNITMKSHQDVGMRGWGQQVDHNLFTNEDALQLSLTKGVDSASVFGDPLFLDPTQLNFEVGDDSPALKVGFQNFPMDAFGVQIPALKALAKTPEVPIIDPEYQGENTVPNAIIWMGMKLKSIETMAEQSAAGLHEMQGAWVMKIMDRQPKALGVREGDVILKIGDTKIRSTDDLLGLDMVKMSETKAEISVMRNQAIHTQPLK; this is encoded by the coding sequence ATGAAGAAGACTATTTGTTATTGCGCCCTGCTGTTGCTGGGATGGGTGTCTATATTGTCTGGCTGTGAACAGCCCTCTGTTCAAATCTTTGTAGATGTCAGTGGTCCACAGGACGCAGATGGCTCCAAGGAGAAACCATTTCCTACCCTTGCTCAAGCAATAGCTCGGGCAGAACAAATCAAATCTGCAAGCACCCCAATTGCCCTGACCATTGAGATGGAGCCAGGCGAATACTATTTATCTTCACCTATTCTCATATCTCCGTTGCTGAGTGGATTGACACTGAAAGGCAAGGGCAGTGACCAAGTCGTACTCAAAGGTTCTGTTCCTTTGGATCTAGATTGGAAAAATCACGGTGACAGCATAGTTGTTGCGTCTTTGAATCAAAACATAAATTTTGATCAATTTTTGGCCAATGGAAAGCTACAAATTTTGGCTCGCTACCCTAACTACTCCGAGGAGGGAGGTTACTGGCAGGGTCATGCTGCTGATGCCATATCACCAGAGCGAATCCAGACTTGGCAACATCCAGAGGGAGCCTACTTTCATGCCATGCATAGTGGCAAGTGGGGAGGGTTTCACTTTGAAATCACCGGTGTGGATAGCACTGGAAATGCGATATTGGCTGGTGGGCAGCAAAACAATCGCCCCTCTCGTCCACATGAGCAGTATCGAATGGTCGAAAATGTCCTAGAAGAACTCGACAGCCCAGGTGAGTGGTTCTTGGATCGTGACAATCAAAAAATATACTACTGGCCAGAGCTGGGTTTGGATTTGGCAACTGCCAAATTTGAAGGGACTGTTCTGGAAAATTTGATTTCTATACAAGGAGATGAAAAAGAGCCTGTACGTGATGTGGTCATCACAGGAATCAAATTTGAACATACCAAACGTACATTTATGAACGAGTATGAGCAGCTTTTGCGAAGTGACTGGTCCATATTCCGTGGTGGAGCATTGTTTGTTGCAGGAGCAGAGCACTGTAGCATTAGTGATTGTGAATTTGTCAATCTGGGAGGAAATGTGGTTTTTGTGAGTGGATACAATCGTGACATTACCTTATCCCAAAATCACATTCATGAGAGTGGTGCGAGTGCCATTTGTTTTGTAGGCGAATCTTCAGCAGTGCGCTCTCCAGCGTTTCGTTATGGGGAATTCGTACCTGTGCAAGAGATGGATACCCTATCAGGTCCACAAAATGATTTTTATCCCAAAAACTGTCTAGTAGAAAACAACCTGATATACCGTATAGGTAGAGTAGAAAAACAAACAGCTGGCGTAGAAATCGCCATGTCCATGAATATAACTGTCCGCAACAACAGTATATACGATGTGCCTCGCGCAGGTATCAACATAGGTGATGGTACCTGGGGCGGGCATGTATTGGAATACAACGATGTGTTCAATACTGTATTGGAGACAGGTGACCATGGTTCGTTCAATTCTTGGGGAAGAGACCGATTTTGGCATCCTAATAGGCAATACATGGATAGCCTCACGCTGGCTCATCGCTCGATCACTGGTTGGGATGCAATACATACCACAGTGATTCGCAACAACCGCTTCCGCTGTGATCATGGTTGGGACATAGATCTCGATGATGGCTCTACCAACTACCATATCTACAACAATCTCTGCCTCAATGGAGGGATCAAGTTGCGCGAAGGCTTTGATCGGGTGGTCGAAAACAACATAATGATCAACAATGGGTTTCACCCTCATGTGTGGTTTGCCAACTCCAAGGACATATTTAGAAACAATATCACCATGAAATCCCATCAAGACGTGGGGATGCGTGGTTGGGGTCAGCAAGTGGATCACAACCTGTTTACCAACGAAGATGCCCTACAGCTCTCCCTCACCAAAGGTGTAGATTCGGCCAGTGTATTCGGGGATCCATTGTTCTTGGATCCGACACAGTTGAATTTTGAGGTTGGGGACGATTCACCTGCTTTGAAAGTAGGCTTTCAGAATTTCCCGATGGATGCGTTTGGTGTACAAATTCCTGCCTTGAAGGCTTTGGCCAAAACCCCCGAAGTACCTATAATAGATCCAGAGTACCAAGGCGAGAATACCGTACCCAATGCTATTATCTGGATGGGAATGAAACTCAAAAGCATCGAAACCATGGCAGAACAGTCTGCAGCAGGGCTACATGAGATGCAAGGTGCGTGGGTCATGAAAATCATGGACCGACAGCCTAAAGCTCTTGGTGTGCGAGAAGGTGATGTGATCTTGAAAATAGGTGATACCAAGATCAGAAGTACAGATGATCTATTGGGGCTGGATATGGTAAAAATGAGCGAAACAAAAGCAGAGATTTCGGTCATGAGAAATCAAGCCATACATACCCAACCCCTCAAATAA
- a CDS encoding RNA polymerase sigma factor: MSHHITDHELIEKIKKGDQASFTILVNRHKNYALTIAKRIVLVQEDAEEIAHDAFVKAYTSLGSFKYESKFTTWFYRIVVNMAISRGRKKKLDVIEISEGHSDFVGDSGTAELDTKDRNYYLNLAISRLSQDDRLIITLYYLDELDMEEVAAISGFDKNNLKVKLHRARKRLGEILKVIMPTELESVVH; the protein is encoded by the coding sequence GTGAGTCACCATATAACGGATCATGAGCTGATCGAAAAGATCAAGAAAGGCGACCAAGCCAGTTTTACCATATTGGTCAATCGCCATAAAAACTACGCATTGACCATTGCCAAACGGATCGTATTGGTGCAGGAGGATGCGGAGGAGATAGCACATGATGCTTTTGTCAAGGCATACACCTCCTTGGGTTCATTCAAATATGAATCAAAGTTTACGACCTGGTTTTACAGGATAGTAGTCAATATGGCGATTAGTCGTGGGCGAAAGAAAAAGTTGGATGTAATAGAAATTAGCGAAGGTCACAGTGATTTCGTGGGAGACTCAGGAACAGCTGAACTAGATACCAAGGATCGAAACTACTATCTCAATTTGGCCATCAGCCGTTTGAGTCAAGATGATAGGCTGATTATCACTTTGTACTATCTGGATGAGTTGGATATGGAGGAAGTGGCAGCCATCTCAGGTTTTGATAAGAACAACCTAAAGGTGAAATTGCATCGTGCAAGAAAGCGTTTGGGGGAAATATTGAAGGTTATCATGCCTACAGAATTGGAATCTGTCGTGCATTAA